The Nitrospirota bacterium genome includes a region encoding these proteins:
- a CDS encoding SEC-C domain-containing protein has product MPYVLFRDHLPEIAERETRSITVLPESNLGLPPGNYGFIEMFCDETGCDCRRVFFYVVCSFRKEVQAVVAWGWEDPAFYAKWMRSGDARDVANLKGPILNLGSPETELAPGILAIVENILLRDAAYVDRVKRHYALFRDKVDGCVHGRLGDGPSAEELVPTASPSGRKVGRNEPCPCGSGKKYKKCCLGKEASEPEFEGLDDAIDSVGTNAEDAAHVNRPRSRRPRRRVQFARVFQFKITLHGTNPPIWRRILVPENYSFWDLHVAIQDAMGWKDYHLHVFRMCRAGKGKEKLIGIPDEEWQEEFPTLPGWKQAIADWVTLNHPTAEYEYDFGDSWEHEVALEEIIPRDPAVAYPSCTEGALLAPPEDVGGIGGYYDFLEAVRDVNHPEHDEWLTWAGGAYDPDSFDPRKVHFDDPDERWSIAFETMGEEI; this is encoded by the coding sequence ATGCCGTACGTGCTCTTCCGTGACCATCTGCCCGAGATCGCCGAGCGTGAGACCCGGTCGATCACCGTCTTGCCCGAATCCAATCTGGGCCTTCCGCCGGGGAACTATGGGTTCATCGAAATGTTCTGCGATGAGACGGGCTGCGACTGTCGGCGCGTTTTCTTCTACGTCGTCTGTTCGTTCCGCAAGGAGGTCCAGGCGGTTGTGGCGTGGGGTTGGGAAGACCCCGCGTTCTACGCGAAATGGATGAGGAGCGGTGATGCTCGTGATGTTGCAAACCTCAAGGGGCCTATTCTGAATCTGGGCAGCCCTGAAACGGAACTGGCCCCCGGCATCCTGGCGATAGTCGAGAACATTCTGCTGAGGGATGCCGCCTACGTCGATCGCGTCAAGAGACATTATGCCCTGTTCAGGGACAAGGTTGATGGCTGTGTGCACGGCCGCCTCGGGGATGGACCGAGCGCGGAGGAGTTGGTCCCCACAGCGAGTCCCTCCGGAAGGAAAGTCGGACGCAACGAGCCGTGCCCCTGTGGGAGTGGAAAGAAGTACAAGAAGTGCTGCTTGGGGAAGGAGGCGTCGGAGCCTGAGTTCGAGGGTCTCGACGACGCAATCGATTCCGTTGGAACGAACGCCGAGGATGCCGCCCACGTGAATCGCCCGAGAAGTCGCAGACCCCGCAGGCGGGTTCAGTTCGCGAGGGTATTCCAGTTCAAGATCACTCTCCACGGGACGAATCCTCCGATCTGGAGGCGCATCCTGGTCCCGGAGAACTACTCATTCTGGGACCTGCATGTGGCCATCCAGGACGCGATGGGGTGGAAGGACTATCACCTGCATGTCTTCCGGATGTGTCGTGCCGGAAAGGGGAAGGAAAAGCTGATCGGTATTCCGGATGAGGAGTGGCAGGAGGAGTTTCCCACCTTGCCGGGTTGGAAACAGGCCATCGCGGACTGGGTCACCCTGAATCATCCCACGGCTGAATATGAGTATGATTTCGGAGACAGCTGGGAGCATGAGGTGGCGCTGGAAGAGATTATTCCGCGCGATCCCGCCGTGGCCTACCCTTCTTGCACGGAGGGCGCGCTATTGGCCCCTCCGGAGGATGTCGGGGGCATCGGCGGCTACTACGATTTCCTCGAGGCCGTGCGGGATGTGAACCATCCCGAGCACGACGAATGGCTGACGTGGGCCGGTGGCGCCTACGATCCCGATTCCTTCGATCCCCGGAAGGTGCATTTCGACGATCCCGATGAAAGATGGTCCATTGCCTTTGAAACCATGGGCGAGGAGATTTGA
- a CDS encoding isoprenylcysteine carboxylmethyltransferase family protein, with translation MRIPPPLIVAVGIGLGFFLERLKPFQILALFDPLPMRIAGGALIALGASILLLTVRHFKLARTELKPWRPSASLIRKGPLRVSRNPIYLAFLLVQFGAGILTRNTWVLLFSIPVYLVLRFYVIAREERYLERAFGKAYLEYKTGVRRWL, from the coding sequence GTGCGAATCCCTCCTCCCCTCATCGTGGCGGTCGGGATCGGACTGGGCTTTTTCCTTGAGCGCCTGAAACCCTTTCAGATTCTTGCCTTGTTCGATCCGTTGCCCATGCGTATCGCGGGCGGGGCGCTGATTGCGTTGGGCGCATCGATCCTGCTCCTCACGGTGCGGCACTTCAAACTGGCCAGGACGGAGCTCAAGCCTTGGAGGCCGTCCGCCTCACTCATACGGAAAGGGCCACTGAGAGTTTCCCGGAACCCCATCTACCTCGCGTTTCTGCTTGTCCAGTTCGGCGCCGGGATCTTGACGCGAAACACGTGGGTCCTGCTTTTCTCCATTCCCGTGTATCTGGTGCTGCGATTCTATGTGATCGCTCGCGAGGAACGATACCTTGAACGTGCTTTCGGAAAGGCGTACCTCGAATACAAGACCGGCGTACGCCGGTGGCTGTGA